TATTACCCTTGTTCTTATACAATGGGATCATTGTGCTCTATCTCCATTCTTCAGGCATCTTCTTCAAAACTGATTTTGTTCGAGAACAAATTGATTCATATAAAATTAcccaaatcaaacatgcaatAAATCTCACTGAGATCTGATTTATggcttgtttggccaagcttctccaaggcgaaaagcattttctttttttcaaagttaaagtgtttggccaaagttttaaaagaaaaaatatatttttgaataGAAACAGAAGCTATTTTAGAGAGACAAAAAAAAGTAATTTCTCCAAAAATAtagtattatttttgaaaaacactattgagaaaaatatatttaaaagtttgaccaaacactaattactgctaAGAAGAGCTTTTCGAATTAATTAGTCAAAACACAAATTGTttctcaccaaaaatacttttgagaaacaCTCTTGAAAAAAAGCAATTTTAGAAGCTTGGTTAATAGTCGTCCAGAGCTAATTGGACTCGCCACATTGCTAAAAGATCATTTACTATTTTCCCCATTTTGGTGTGCACGTATATTAGTATTAGGAGGCAAGGATCTTcacaagaaaaggaaaataatagTCCCTAAGATCAAAACCATCCCAGCAGAATTGCAGAAATGTCAAATTACAGCCCAACAAGCAATAATGAAAGAACTAATTAAGTTAAAAATTGAACTAAATAGCTTAATTATATATTCCTCAATTAAGTCAAAATTGGACTAATATAGCTTAATTATATATTCCTCATTTTCTCTTTGGCTTCTTTGATAGCTTCCCAGATAGTTTCCCGTTCTTAACTCCCATGTATCTGTCAATCTCCTCGTCACCATCATCTCCCCCTCTGCGTTTCTTTTTGCCACCACTTTCTTTGATTTTCTGTATCAACACAGATTGGATGTTAATTATCCAAAAACTCCATTAAGCAATGTATGACCATGAAAACATGCAGAGAAAATCCTCCATAAACTACTAATAACCTATACAATAATAATGTATCAGGAGACTGCCACTGGTTGCATGGGACATGTGTTCCAAAACGATTTGAGGCGCTAGATATAAATAGTAGAAAATGGAATATGGCATCAATGGAGAAGCTGCTACGGAAACTAGCAATGAAGCAGGATATTCTATGGGTGAGATGGGTGCATGAGTTGTATATGAAAAATGATGTGAATATATGGGATCTTCAACCACCTCTTGACTGCAGCTGGTACTGGGAGAAACCCCATTCACTCAAGCTGGAAATGAAGCACTGGTACCTTGACGGCAGATATCTGCTGACATCAAATGGAGCTTACTCTGTATCTATGAGTTATAATGCTTTACAGGGGGACATGGTGAAACTGACAAAAGTTTATTTAATATGGACAAGGCTTATGCAACCAAAGCAAAGATTCATAGTTTGGTTAGCAAGCCAAGAGAGGCTACTGAAAAAGGAAAGACTCGAGAGAACACAAGTGCCAGTGACTGAAGATGCATGTTGTTAATGTGAGGGGCTGACTGAAACTCAAAATCATTTACTTTCTGAATGTTCATGGGTTACTCGTTACTGAAGTAAGGAGAGAGTTGTTAGTCTGGTTAGGAATTCAGATACAGAAGCATGGGGTAAGACGAACAATAAGATGGATCAAAATAAGGCATTGGAGACAATTGAAAAAGGAGTTGATCATGGCAGTCTGGGCGCAATGATATACTACACCTGCCAGGCTAGGAATTGGAAGCAGTTTAGGAACATCAATGCAAATACAAGTTTTGTTAAAGAACAGATACAGAAGGAAACTAAGCATAGACTAGATATGATACAAGGTACAAAAAGAGCTCGAGGATGTCAAGTGTTGATACGGAGATTATGTAACTAGTTTTCCAGTTGAGGCCTAGATGACCCCAGCAACCTTCCTAGAAGGTGGTTTGAGCTTTAGAGCATATCAATTTGGTTGTTATGGTAATATTTCACatttattaccaaaaaaaataatGTATCAGCATGCAAACATCAGGAAATATGAGCAACTTCAACATTTCATGGAATAAGTTGTATACATGTCACCTCTCACAACATTCCACAGCCTCTCCAACCGAGAAATGCACATAACACGAATAACAGCTCTACATCCAAACCACACTCGAAGAATCAAAATATGCTCGCACTATCTCTACCTTATTACCTCTCTAACATTAACACCTGAGCctaatgaaaatggtgaaagaggTGAATTCAACTATAATATTAAGTCCTAAAAAGGGAAACTAATAATAAAAATTAGGGCTCATTTCACTTGATTTAATTGACTAAATTTAAACAGTCTTTAACCCGTGCATTCAGAAGCTGACCACCTAGTGATTGCCGCCCACTGAAGTACACCCTCCCCCTCCCGCAAAGGGAAAAAACACAAGGAGACGAAGATTACCATCTGTGAGATCCTCTTGGCTTCTGTTACACGCTCCAAGAGTAGCAAAACCTCCTCTTCCTCCGCAGGATACTCAGGTAGTTTCTTCCCTGAAGATTATCAGTTTTTAGTTTGGAAAACATGTACCAGATAGACTAGAAGTGCTAGAAGAAGAATATATTAGAATCTCGGAAATATAATACTTCTGTATTTTCATACCAATAAGCTTTTCTATCTGTATATACCACTCCAACTCATACTGATTCACTAACGATATGGCAACCCCAGAACGTCCTGCTCGTGCAGTTCTTCCCACCCTATGTATATAATCCTGCAGGCCATGCATACAGTGATAAGCTAATAtcgcatcaacaacaacaacagtccaatgtaatcccacaagtgggtctggggagggtaggatgtacgcaaTTGGAAGGGCAGAGAGACTGTTTAAAAATCGCATCAGAAAATAAATTAAGATTATTCAAATTGAAATGATGAGTATGAAGTCAAGTTTCATTGATCTTATTGCATAAACAAAGGACCGACatattcttttaattttttttgactGTGGTGTCCGGGCCAGCTTGCTAGCACCTCGACAATTCCATCGGGTACCAACTACCTCTCACACCAGCACAGGTACTGGGTAGCTCTACCTACCAAGGGTTGGAAATATGGAAAGAAATCACTTAATATTCGATTTTTTCAAATTCCAAACAAGCTGAACTACATAATTAAGGTTCAGCTAAAGAGTTTTTATCTAGCGTTTGGACAACTTTTAAAAAGtttgttttgaaataactttTTGGAAGTAAAAGTTTGTGCAAAAGAAAACTTGTCTGGATAGCTGCAGTTTTTTGGAAGATTTGTGGGTGTTCTGGGAGtggaaaagttttttttaattaagggAGAGTGGAAGAAGTTTTAGGTATTATTTTTTGAAAGCCAAAAAACAAACCAACACCTTCGAAAAGTTTTTCAAAAACTTCCTAACCAAAAAAGGTCCATGCCTCGCCATAGATAAATCCAGGACCACCCCAATGAACAGAAAAATCAGTATACAACTTTACAAGCAGTAAGAAAAAAAAGATCCACCTTTGAGTTTGTTGGAATATCATAGTTGATAACCATATCAACAGATGGGATATCAAGTCCTCGACTGGCTACATCAGTGCAGATAAGGATATTGCACTCTCCAGCCTTAAATTTGTTTAGAGCCCCAAGCCTTTTTGTCTGTCCAATAAAACATGATATTTTTGAGGGGGAATGATAACCAGCAAACTGAAAAGATGCATGCCTTGAAGTTCATATATACCTGAGTCATCTGACCACTAATTGGTATAGCTCTCAAGCCAAGATTTCGAAGCATCAGAGCCAGCAGACGAGTTGCATCACACGTACGAGTGAAAACCATTGATGTACTGCCAGACATCTCAGTCAGAATATAGACAAGATAGCAGTCCTGTGGGCACATAATAATATAGTCAGACAACAAATCATTATTCGATAATTAAAGTGGGACCAGAAATCATTATTCAGCAAACAAAAGGAATTACATCCTTAACCCCTCAACTTCTGGGGTCTTTTACGTTTATTCCTCGTATACTATCTCTAGCATCCAGTTCCACAATTATCGGGCACAGTGGCACAGCTACTTTTGTCCCAAGGGTGGTCACCCGAAAAATTTTATTGTGTATATAGGTCGAATACCAATTCACATGAtcatatattatattttgaacaCTCTTAACTTAGGTGTAAGAGTTAGCCCAATGGTCAAGGGCGTTCAAAATGAGGAGGAGTTCATGTTCTCCAAATTAAACAGACACCATCACACCACCATGTTTGGTATAATTGGCTCTTCTCTTTTAATCCACAAATTTCTTGATAAATAACTGTTGAAGGTTAAATTTGTGTAAAAACAAACAACTAATcaagtaattttattaattaaaagtgcttattaaataaattgtaaaatttaAAAGTCAAGCTCTACAAAAATTTCTTTAACAAAAAGCTCTTTACAGGGTAAAAACCCTCTCAACTCTATCTTTCCTTTGGTTGCTTACTAGAATTTTTTTGGTTCACTTTTTATGTTAGTTTTGATTTATAAAATTGTATTTCTATTATAGTAATTGTTTTTATGGTTTATTAGTTAAATATTAGTTTGATTTAAAATTTTCGGTGCATCCGTCAATCGAAAAAAAATTATAAACTTCTTTAAAGTTTGAACACCCTTAGCGAGATTCCTAGCTACGACGCCTGCTCGGGCACTAGCTAAACTAGTCGTCCTTTTTGAGAAGGAATTAGATAAACTAGTCCTTTTGATAATTTTTAATTTCAAATAAACTGGATTTGCCAATACCGAGCTTTAAAGATGCTATTTTACATATTGCTATTAAGGCCACCCTTCGCAACCTACCTCTCCACCTTAGCAGGTTCTGAATTCCCTGCTGCCTCCCCCTCCCAAGAGCCTTCCATGCTCTATCATCTGACCCCACACCCTTTTCCATCACTCATCTCTTGTTCACCATGCCTAATCTAACACCTTGCACCCCATCACTGTAGCACAGCTCCTAATGCTAGATCCCTCCCCTTTGCAGAAGCTTCCAACCTGCAGTGCCCCGTGTCCTATAGTGAAACTCACCAGAATTCTTCCCTGCCAACTCCGTGCCGTCACTTTCCCCTTCGCCCTACCCCTATCTCATGCAGAAACCCtaatgttttgttttgaattcaaCAAAACTTCTTCACTTAATTTTCCTCTCAGTTCCAATGTTGTAAGCCATACATTAAATCTCAAAAAAGGTCTGCTCACCAGGGAAAGAGGAGGTAAAGCCTGGCCAAATATGAATCAAGAGATGCAACTACTTAAACTTTCATGATTAATACTTTCACTTCAAATAATCAAGAGATGCAACTACTTAAACTTTCATGATTAATACTTTTGGGAAAGCTACAAATATGAATCTTGTAAAGAGTGACTGGTCATCCTAGTTATTATTTTGTAAAACTAAGTTAGCAGCACAATCATAATGATCATGTCTCTTCCCTCTTTTATCCACGTGATTGTATCTTATTCTAGTGGTGCCACAATGTCAAAACTCCCACATCCTTTAGCCACATAATGATGATTACTATGAGAGCACAGCAACACATATAGTGTTCTGTAGTAGGAATACACTTTCTCTGAACACCTTCGGCGCTTAAGCAGATAAATTCAAGCACATCGATTGTCATCAACAAGATGTAATTTACATGGAACATCATTATTAAGCCAATTGCTGGATACAATGCTTGCCACTTGGCTTGCTTTCTCCCAAACAAACCTATAAGAGAAACTTTTCACTAAAGAACAAACCTTATACTTGGCAGGAAGAAAACGAAACTGCTGCTTTAGTGTATCAACTGTGGAATACTTAGATGCAGCTTCAATCTGAAACAAATTATAAGCAAAGTTACGCAAAATACTCTTGACCACCTACAAATTATACTGTGAAAATTGGCATCGTTATATTTGTACCTTAACAGGATTTCTCAAACAAGCCCTCTGAAGTTTCTTTACCTGTAGTTCAATGTACAGATATATTTAGAATCAGACTTCCCATGCAACAAAGTTCACTCCTCTAAGGTTTCATCAAGAGTGACACAGCAGAAACTATTAAGCATGGAAATAAATTCCTTGAGGAGGAAAGCAGAACAGGAGCAAATTAACTTGCCAATTGCCATTCACAAGAACCCCactttctcatttttctttcctAGACAATTTCATGTAATAATCATATTGCTATTATGATATAGAGAATACGTGCATCTACTGCCATAAAAATGATTACTGATCATTAGCTGCATGGCAATATGAGAAAAAGTTCAAAAACAAGTCAAAAGCTCCTCCATTTTATGGTATCTTCTCATAAATGGCAGACCGAGCATGATATttggaaaataaaaaaaggaaattttAATGAAAGCACTTTTCCTACCCAAGTACTCAGGAAAAGATACCTATCCAGCCATCAGAGAAGGGAATTTCTCTTAAGAACGGAACCTAGAAAGAGAATTGTCCACACAGAGAATAGACTATTTATAATTAACAACGGATTCATATAAACCACGTGAAAACAAACCTTCTTGGTCATTGTAGCAGAAAATAGATAAGTCCTTCGATCATGAGGGATCGCATGCAAAATCTGATCAAGGGCCTTTTCAAAATCCTCATTTAGCAGCCTGTCTGCCTCATCCAATACCTGTTGCATGGACAAATTCATGACTCAGAATATGCATGCATGCTCTTATCCAGCTAAAATAATCTGTTGTGAAAcacatatttatattttttttaaacctAGACTTGGTTACGAATAGAAATCAAGATATTAAAATATGGAattctaatacaagtctgaataccAATCGAATCACATATAATGAACtgcattttatttttggataaaTATTGCTTCAATTAATGAATTTCTTGCTTGGTCCAATTGTCCGCAGCTAAGGCGATGAAGCGATTGTGCCTCATGCTGTAGTTGGGGGAAAAGCATTTAACTGTCAACCCACATGGAGACAAGCAAGTTTCAGAGGAACATATCAAGTAAAGTAGTCAAATGCTTTCTGCGGCTCAATATGTTGGAAAGTTAAAAAGTAAAGACCAACAAAATTTGCCAATGCAGCCAGGAAAAAATGACAAGCAGCTTCTCCACTGACAAGAGatatagagcccgtttggatgggcttgttttaagtgacttttaagccaaaagccataagttaggaattctagtttttggcttatttttgtcattttagcttaaaacTAATAGTCGTACCCGCGAGATGCgcggtcaatattaaaaaaatattaattaaattaaattatgatcGGGCTTGTTTGATCCTATTAGACGGTATTGCTTTAACAAATTTCAATTGTCATCTTATTTGTCAATACAATATACCCAATaataaaatctctattaaattaaaGGTACTTATATATTTagtgaataacttttttgttctatatttttctttattacatTATCCATTGTTTAGTATTATTACATTGTTAATAGAAATTTTTGTTTGTATATTACTTTGTTTACTATTTTTGTCTGCTTgctttctttttgtaatataagagaagatatataatttattactgttgaaatatttttttattttgaattttattctattttttgttttgtatttttctttattatatcatccaatatttagtattattacattgttaatagaaatttttattagcatattactttatttaatatttttctctgctACTTTGTTTTTGTAATATAatagaagatatatattttattacttttgaaataatttttttttaaaattttattctaTTGTTCTCAATAATATTGTCTAAATTTTAATGAACAAATTCTCGATTAAATTAAAGGAACTTATGTAGtcatcgaatcattttttttttttttgtgcatTTATCTGTATTATATCACCCATGTTTGAGTAGTTAATTTTAGGTAGTTAATTTTGTTGTGTctgttttatcattttttttttgtatataatttttCAATCTCCAAATTTGTTGGAGCTTTGTCCTAAAATTTGTCACTTTGTTAATTTTTTGACGTTACATTTGGAATTATCACAATGATTTGCTTCTCCTATTCtatataaatagaataaatattgtctgaatttaatgaataaaatctctattaaattaaaGGGGACTTATATAGTCATCAAATAActtttttgttatgtatttttatttattatattatccaATATTTAGCATAATTATATTGTTAATATAAATTATTAGCATATTActtgtttaatatttttgtcGGCTAATATTGTAAtataataaaagatatatattttattactcttgaaaatatttttttattttaaattttattatatttttctcaaaaatattgtttgaatttaaatgaaaaaatatattttttatttcaaaaaagaaaaacaaaaatgattttaaaaaataaaataaagaaattaactaACTTAAACCAACCCTCACCCATGTTTGAGAAATTAATTTAGGTAGTTAATTTCTTTATTAATTTTCAATAAATAATTTTGTTAGTATTAACTAATTATGCCATGCGACTTTTTTCTAGGCAACCACTTGAATTAATGTGGTGCCTTTTTCTTTggcttttaataatatatagatagattATTAGCATATTACTTGTTTAATATTTCTGTCTGCTAATTTTTTTTGTAATATAATAGtagatatatattttattactcttgaaaatatattttttattttaaatgttATTGTACTTTTCTCAATAATATTGTTAgaattttaatgaataaatacactttttatttcaaaaaaggaaaacgaaaatgattttaaaaaatgaaataaagaaaTTAACTAACCTAAACCAACCCTCACCTTGGGTAGTTAGTTTAGGTAGTTAATTTCTTTGTTAATTTTCAATAGATAATTTCTTTGTTATTAACTAATTTTGCCATGTGGATTTTTTCTAGGCTACCACTTGGATTAATGTGGtgtcttttttttttggcttttaatAACATATAGATATAGATTTGAATTagcaatttttaattttttttatttcaattttattataaaataattttaagagTTCCAACTTTGTTGGAGCTTTGTCACTTGTTGTCTTATGGTTATACCACTTGGCATCATATAATTATTTacttctctttatatatatatattcacacacacacactacaATATTAGAAAGAAACTATTCCACAATTTGAATCAAAGGGTTTTTGTATTGCTTTATTTTCGTtttcttattttaaaataattttaaaactccaacttgaaactactccaacccaatttgaatgggtagttatttgaaagaattacagaaaatacacatgacttcacaccataacaaaaaatggcccatgtttttaagttttaccctacctagcccatattgtacatattttgaaagccctagaaaattcaaaatttgtgTTCTTATAATCATTGTTTCTAAAAGCTATAGAGTTAAATATGTATTCTCACAACCATtgttttcactctctcttcttctcacatcttctacatatgcttcaaggggctGAGTAATTTCTGTTTCTCCCCATGTGTCACctggttgcaatgtaagaaaattgaaaagtagaagtccaccactgaaggccattcaaagctttgctttcgaaaatatgattttttgagtttgttagttgttttggattgggtgttgttccaattgattgcaaatatcaaaaggagttcaagatttaaatttgaagcgatttggagtagatttgagcaagatttgagttaaatttcagaaaagatgcAAGGAAGAaaacgaagtcagttttttgtataatcttgtataatagtgtatatgagtgtataaacacatcttatacactatgatacacttttatacacctttatacaaacgtctgtagacgaacttcttccacgattttcagttgcaattcttgttcaaaactagtccaaatctccattaaattaCTTCAATTTtttatacaacctccttatactatttctaacaagtttaAACAATACCCACTCCAAAATTCTCACGAAATCAAATTTagaatttaaacccacatatttaagcttgttaaaaatctaattttcactaCCCAAgtggatttggtttgttgaactaatatttgagtcacagttatTGATTCGAAagttaacttaaaagcttgagcaatcttttttaaaaattaaataataattttgagaacctattggagttgaaTGTTGAGTATTAGCCTATTATTTTGGGGCTAGTtgattgtaaattgaaatatgggctataaaactgaaaagtagggagcccagttgttcttatgtgaaattttccctagttatttttatatatatttatattttcgtttttttaattaTAACTAATTATaagatatttatatttattaatttaaataaagtaaccaattaacatatatatatatatatatatatggtagtttttttattttttattattttcattttttatagatatttaaattcaaaaataataactaattagtaattaattatgccatgtggcttttttttaggctgccacttggcttaaggagACGGCTTTatcctctccttttaataatatatagacaagtgcttaaaagcacttttttacttttttatccaaacactacaaaatggcttaaaagctattttgacttaaaagcacttaaaacaagccaatccaaacgggcgTATGCACGCTGTGGGGAATATGGACCAGACAGCATTCGAAAATCATATCACTTGCCAGACATCAAAAGGCCTAGCCTTGAACATGCAGCAAATATCACTTTTAATGTCAACAGTGACATAATAACATATGATATCCTTCAACCAAATTTCGTGAATCAACATTGCACTTTAGGGTTTTtatccaaaagaaaacaaaaaaagtgCATAAACAGGCAGAACGAGAACACCTCTGGAACATTTTCAGCATAAGACTCAATGGACAAACTTACCAAGTACTTTATCGTACGAAGAGAAAACCCTTTAGTATTGGAAAGATGATCCAGTAGCCGACCAGGAGTTGCCACCTACATCAGACAGCATGCAAATGCGCACTCAAATAAATGTCAGAGATTAAGCATATTAAAAAATCTGTAATAACATACAATAGCTTTAGCAAATCTGGTGTAACAACTCGTCCACATGGCTTACTAAACTGACAAGGCAACAGAATAGATGTTTGGATGTTGAAAATAAACCAGCAAAATATTTGACTGAGTACACTTAGAAGTTTTCTTTTTTAGGTAAGCAAGACTGCAAGAGTTGTATCAGTAAGTTGCATCAAGATGATGCATAATGATACCTAAGGAACCCTACAAAAACACGGCCTCTGACTGCACAAACATGTCTGCTGGTTGAAGAAATCTAGTAAACTATCAATATCGTGTACATGTTTTAACTTGAACCAAAAAGCTGACAGAAAAGGCTGTTGCAATTTGTAAATATTCTCCTTTTTGTTCAAAAAACATCTCTGATTTCTTTCCCTCCAAATAGTCCACAGATACAAGTAGGGATGGTTGCCCATCTCAGTACGCTTAATAGCTGATATTATATTAATTCCACTCACTTAATAGTTGATAATCTATTACTTCCACTAAAGACTTCTATAACATGAGCTTTCGGATAGATAATCTTAATAGTCTTTTGTAGAGAATCGTGTTCTGATGTAAATTCTCTACTCTTTGGTATACTTCATGTATACGGGAGTTctctcccttttgattaatacaatttaccttatcaaaaaaaaccTGAGCTTTCGGATAGATACTTTTGAGCCTCTCATAAGGAAAAAGGTCACTGATCTTACAATCCTAGGATGTGGCATGGTGCTGAATGAACATGGTTTAAACTGAACAAATAGATTTGCCAAGGCAAGGCCAATGGTACACCAATTTTGTTTTTGCTTAGATTGCTAAAAGGATTCATCATCAACCTTTTACAACCATCAACTACCTCTTCCAAAAGAGGTATGGATATTAATCATTCATGAGGACTTCTGTATAAGCCAAGGCATTTTGCAAAGTCAACACAGAAGCACATTTCCTATCAGATAATCTAAGAACACATCTCCTATCAGATAATCTAAGAAGAAAAGGCAGCTAACATCCAGTAAAGGCCTAGCAGGATTAGGATCCCTTCTCGCAAAATATAGGCAACAACTTTAACAAAAAGCTGAGAAGAGAATGCAGTTTCAAACAACGGGGGCAAGGTAAGTGACTTTTTTTGGATAGGTGGGTAACTAACTATTTGACATCTAGTCTGGAATATTTTATACATCTATAGAAAAACAGATGACCCCCAAAATTATTTAAAGGAGACATCACAAACTTATGGAGCTAACTGCACAGTCCAAATAATAGCATGCGGCTACAGTGACCTGACATGCTTAGTCAAGGCTGGGATGGTATACTGAAGCAACAGCATCAGAGGTAAACTGCAGCTGGTGCTCCTCTGTCCCCTAAACATGCACTGCCATATGAATACTGCACCACCAACTCTTTTTAAAAAGGTCAAGTTTATATTACACCACCAACTCTGCCTGACATAGTAGTATTGCCTTATAATAAATCTTTCGAAAGAGATTTTACCATCTGTAGCTCCATTTCTACTTGCTTCATCTTAACAAGAGACACAAATATGTGGTAGTAAATGTTAGTACTTACAACAATGTGAGGCCGTTTCCCAAGGTTGATGCTCTGCTGTACTTGATCTACCCCTCCAACCAGCTGTGAAACAATTATCAGCAatcttttaacaaaaaaaaatgtcTAGCTGAATGCCAATGTCAACCATCATATATGACTGTTTCAATTCTGACATGCTCTACCCTGTCTACAGACATGTTGCTACAAATACCTATTGTCTAACAAGTGGTTATCAACCCTTTGGACTACATTTGAAGGGGAAAATGAATTGTTCATGCATGTAAATATGACTTAGTCAAGCTCACCACTGCACATTTTACTCCAACACCGGATCCTAAAGCTTCAAACTGTTCAGCAATTTGAATCGCGAGCTCTCTGGAATACACAAAGAAAAAAGTTGGAAATTAAATCACTAAAGAGCTTCGACAAAATAAGACAAGTAATCAGACAAATAAGCGACCTTGTTGGAGAGAGAACGCAGGCAAAAAAGGCATGCGGAGAATCTAATAGGGCTTGCAGTATAGGAATTGCAAAAGCTCCAGTCTTTCCAGAACCCGTTTGAGCCAGACCAATTAAGTCTTTGCCTAGAACAGAACCCAATCAAACAGTTTATAAGAAAAAATACTTTCACCAAATAGAGGATGATATACAAAAGGTTTAAACAATAAAAAAGGATCAAAATACAAATAATGTTCTTTAGAAAAGTCTTCCAATCTACTATACAAATTGGAACACTTTTGAGTGCTTTGAAGTCCAATGACAGATAAGAAAATGTGATGCCAGCAATTTAGAAAatgaactctctctctctctctctccaaatTTTCAACTTCAATATATGTGGACTTCAAAGCTCACCCCCTACTAGTTTATTAGCAGCACTCACATTACTTGCTTGACTGAATTTTGCATGGTCCACCAAACGTCCCTCAAATGCAACATTATATT
The Nicotiana sylvestris chromosome 11, ASM39365v2, whole genome shotgun sequence DNA segment above includes these coding regions:
- the LOC104224514 gene encoding DEAD-box ATP-dependent RNA helicase 10, with amino-acid sequence MEESKEEVKSFKELGVSDQLIEACDSLGWKTPSKIQAEAIPHAFEGKDLIGLAQTGSGKTGAFAIPILQALLDSPHAFFACVLSPTRELAIQIAEQFEALGSGVGVKCAVLVGGVDQVQQSINLGKRPHIVVATPGRLLDHLSNTKGFSLRTIKYLVLDEADRLLNEDFEKALDQILHAIPHDRRTYLFSATMTKKVKKLQRACLRNPVKIEAASKYSTVDTLKQQFRFLPAKYKDCYLVYILTEMSGSTSMVFTRTCDATRLLALMLRNLGLRAIPISGQMTQTKRLGALNKFKAGECNILICTDVASRGLDIPSVDMVINYDIPTNSKDYIHRVGRTARAGRSGVAISLVNQYELEWYIQIEKLIGKKLPEYPAEEEEVLLLLERVTEAKRISQMKIKESGGKKKRRGGDDGDEEIDRYMGVKNGKLSGKLSKKPKRK